In Henningerozyma blattae CBS 6284 chromosome 6, complete genome, the following are encoded in one genomic region:
- the PET494 gene encoding Pet494p (similar to Saccharomyces cerevisiae PET494 (YNR045W); ancestral locus Anc_6.369): MIYGIKNTILQRMINRLKVRIQIRKCQYHDLQMNKNIKFNSNIPLRVPHSTKEQPLIRQYLMSPGNLLFLGTNVITLAGILCLEKLWLNKMKNGESEKSLDLLEDEIKEEEHHKPVVLEDSKLMGPKHMILNNSLDHLFYTYGLYQEACLRRNNQDGKEVSTDVQTFYNEWYREFSHDLANSPETMNQARHALPRIITLNDVSQLYDKYVDSRDYQELIRYWLYDYCKYLKITKHVQRNPIGEKFYRRMIQDCSHTTNHRQFNKYILIMMNPNDRLRQNVFFNDNNKSLKVFTKTLSFNTVSLDTYCFVLKQLSSETPSKKRDLKIGYLIRLLRNNCIQMKKQSESQSQSQFQSQVRILLPPPAYSFGSRALQKELSRGNKDSLRALQADEQLLRLLQSLSSRPASPSVAPEIAPEMASEMTPEIVSAPRVKDPATSVDLDHVAVVSNVGG, from the coding sequence ATGATATATGGTATTAAAAACACTATACTACAGAGGATGATAAATCGACTGAAAGTTCGGATTCAAATCCGGAAATGTCAATATCATGACCTTCAAATgaataagaatattaaatttaacagCAATATCCCTTTGCGTGTGCCACACTCTACTAAAGAGCAACCGTTGATACGGCAATATCTCATGTCACCGGGGAATCTTTTATTCTTGGGGACAAATGTGATTACATTGGCTGGTATATTATGTTTAGAAAAACTTTggttaaataaaatgaagaatGGTGAAAGTGAAAAGAGTTTGGATCTTCTAGAGGATGAAATAAAGGAAGAGGAGCACCATAAACCTGTTGTTTTGGAAGATTCAAAATTGATGGGTCCCAAACATATGATTCTTAATAACTCCCTAGATCATCTTTTCTATACGTATGGACTTTATCAAGAAGCATGCTTAAGGAGGAATAATCAAGATGGTAAAGAAGTGAGTACTGATGTACAAACTTTCTATAATGAGTGGTATCGTGAGTTTTCTCATGATTTAGCAAATTCTCCAGAAACTATGAACCAAGCGCGTCATGCATTACCCCGGATTATTACTTTAAACGATGTGAGCCAATTATACGACAAATATGTAGATTCACGAGATTACCAAGAATTAATCCGATATTGGTTATATGATTATTGTAAATACTTAAAAATAACCAAACATGTACAAAGAAACCCTATAGGCGAAAAGTTTTATAGAAGGATGATCCAAGATTGTAGTCATACCACAAATCATCGACAGTTTAACAAGTATATCTTGATCATGATGAATCCTAACGATCGATTAAGAcaaaatgtttttttcaatgataataataaatcattgaAAGTGTTTACCAAGACTTTAAGTTTCAATACAGTTTCTTTAGACACTTATTGTTTTGTATTGAAACAATTAAGTTCGGAAACCCCGTCCAAAAAAAGAGATTTGAAAATTGGCTATTTGATTCGTCTATTAAGAAACAATTGTATACAAATGAAGAAACAATCAGAATCACAATCACAATCCCAGTTCCAATCACAGGTTCGAATCCTGTTGCCGCCACCCGCTTACTCGTTTGGCAGTCGAGCCTTACAAAAGGAATTATCACGCGGAAATAAAGACTCTTTGCGTGCGTTACAAGCCGATGAACAGCTTCTGCGGCTTCTTCAGTCCCTGTCCAGTCGCCCTGCCAGCCCGTCTGTGGCACCAGAAATTGCCCCAGAAATGGCTTCTGAAATGACACCAGAAATAGTCTCCGCACCTCGCGTAAAAGACCCCGCAACATCCGTCGATCTCGATCACGTGGCCGTAGTTTCCAACGTCGGCGGCTAA
- the TBLA0F00260 gene encoding uncharacterized protein (similar to Saccharomyces cerevisiae YCR090C; ancestral locus Anc_6.368) has translation MLYLTANTTTSETIQKISLQDNESNPTEFPFELICTHCRESHDSTITMNAYEKVDISGSKGEASIVVRCKFCKSENSIVLKIIENEFNCLIDEEEGKTLQTKRKKLGFKKNLIDNNWILLELDCRGCEVSKFHPELITFNVVLKSGSILECQLDENENEWYDYDEDAGEEVSIIDFQFNIINNKGK, from the coding sequence ATGTTATATCTAACTGCAAACACCACTACTTCTGAAAcaatacaaaaaatatctcTTCAAGATAATGAATCAAACCCTACAGAATTCCCCTTCGAATTAATTTGTACTCATTGTAGGGAGTCACATGACTCCACCATCACTATGAATGCTTATGAAAAAGTCGATATAAGCGGTAGTAAAGGTGAAGCTTCAATAGTTGTTAGATgtaaattttgtaaatctgaaaattctattgtgttgaaaattatagaaaatgaatttaattgtttaattgatgaagaagaagggAAAACTTTACAAaccaaaagaaaaaaattgggttttaaaaaaaatttaatagataataattgGATTCTATTGGAGTTGGATTGTAGAGGCTGTGAAGTCTCCAAATTCCATCCAGAATTGATCACCTTTAATGTCGTTTTAAAATCAGGTTCTATTTTAGAATGTCAATTAGacgaaaatgaaaatgaatggTATGATTATGACGAGGATGCGGGTGAAGAAGTTTCAATTATTGATTtccaatttaatattattaataacaaaGGGAAATAG
- the TBLA0F00240 gene encoding serine/threonine-protein kinase (similar to Saccharomyces cerevisiae KIN82 (YCR091W) and YNR047W; ancestral locus Anc_6.371): protein MTEQQELFQRPGSSIGSRSRSVSFSKLLPRSFRKNTSTSTTTSATPPTNNSTNHLDTCLNVNTASPNNNNNNNINNNTNNNDSTATNSPSRNISLGSTTIPTPTTATTNLSSLDEHNTITSNNEPAAQNNNNDSTTIASSISAHLHLHLHHNDSNNGITDEVSNNNGTNSNNSQPTTKPTPPAPLLTSNSSDAIPTSRFSKLKKVFHTTLKDSSTATSTNSPSNIISSSSSSSSSSPINDNTSSEMTTRITNFLKSSTTTSFSHSSLKEKERQKQKQNLSHVTTSITPTTEDQSKSNTIIIDEMNLTTNNNDNNNNNNNNNNNNNNNNNNNNNNITASMDQLKGNSNLDPSNTITSANGINITPVSLPRSPEVAHILEQQFSNSRNHSRTHSLSRSGSITTSTGNISPVSASNNTQFLLNSPAPNYFNSSPKVIDEFANTNPFKESSKLEQMNHDFNQYNHNSLDYGPLNTPPYMKHMTRSLDSIQNSNINNNKGNNTIINNNNNNNNNNNSTNTQTSSNNHNLNLTKDMSNISLNEIKENEELKQFNNNDPCIAIEHLISHEDFEDGYENDFENDNYLEFMNVNSTGESNNTNSHIDNLTSIVANTTNPSTNILQNSNHSLQFPSPQQHQSDDFNSNTHYQIQPPLTNLSLDQKNNTTNHYSDALEELITTPPTNMHSYSENKIKNITINTSTNDINSNMNNNDNDNISTSKTKVMRPKIKSKLSNSYLNTNSNPNSNPNSNSNSITNLNSTTNSNSNSNSNVSTTSKNKTRIRRATSEPHSISQDHFGSFSPIRQNDNPHNLLQSSSGSFIPIEPPKFVDDFEEPKRSNRLRTKSFSNKFKDITVGPTSFEKIRLLGQGDVGKVYLVKEKSTSRLYALKIFNKSQMIKRKKIKRVLAEQEILASSNHPFIVTLYHSFQSEDYLYLCIEYCMGGEFFRALQTRRSKCISEDAARFYASEVTAALEYLHLMGYIYRDLKPENILLHKSGHIMLSDFDLSIQSKVAKNPVVKKFNQSSLVDTKICSEGFRTNSFVGTEEYIAPEVIRGNGHTAAVDWWTLGILIYEMLFGFTPFKGDSTNETFSNILKNEVSFPNNNDITRNCKDVIKKLLTKNENKRLGSKMGAADIKRHPFFKKVQWSFLRNQEPPLIPTLSEDGYDFAKLSSTKKKKGKKKDSLEEEEQQIFHESVEIDDDVSDTDPFHDFNSMSLLEKDTDSLIYGDNNSYGKIAYTPNANRSRSNSHRGFFKRN, encoded by the coding sequence ATGACTGAACAACAAGAATTGTTTCAAAGACCGGGCTCGTCGATAGGCAGCAGAAGCAGATCCgtatctttttcaaaactgTTGCCCAGatcttttagaaaaaacACAAGCACTTCCACCACCACTTCGGCCACACCCCCAACAAACAATTCAACTAATCATTTGGATACTTGTTTAAATGTTAATACCGCATCACctaacaacaacaacaataataatattaacaataacacaaataataatgactCAACCGCCACCAATTCTCCTTCAAGAAATATCAGCCTAGGTTCTACTACTATCCCCACTCCAACGACTGCAACCACAAACTTATCTTCCTTAGATGAACACAACACTATCacatcaaataatgaacCTGCAgctcaaaataataacaatgaCTCAACTACTATAGCTTCCTCTATATCAGCTcatttacatttacatTTGCATCATAACGATAGTAACAATGGTATAACAGATGAAGTTTCTAACAATAATGGCACTAACAGCAATAACAGTCAACCAACTACCAAACCAACTCCTCCTGCTCCCTTGCTGacttctaattcttcagaTGCAATTCCTACTTCTAGGTTTTCAAAGCTTAAAAAAGTATTCCATACAACTCTGAAAGATTCTTCCACTGCTACTTCTACAAATTCGCCTTCCAATATcatttcatcttcttcatcgtcatcatctTCCTCTCCAATCAATGACAATACTTCAAGCGAAATGACTACAAGAATAACCAATTTCTTGAAATCTTCTACTACAACTTCGTTTAGTCATAGTTCtttaaaggaaaaagaaagacAAAAACAAAAGCAAAATTTATCCCATGTAACCACTTCAATAACTCCAACAACAGAGGACCAATCTAAAAGTAATACTATTATAATTGATGAAATGAATTTAAccacaaataataatgataataataataataataataataataataataataataataataataataataataataataataatatcactGCTTCAATGGATCAACTAAAGGGCAACTCAAATTTAGATCCGTCAAATACAATAACAAGTGCAAACGGTATAAATATAACACCTGTATCTTTGCCAAGATCTCCAGAAGTTGCTCATATCTTGGAACAACAATTCTCAAACTCAAGGAATCATTCAAGAACTCATTCTCTTTCAAGAAGTGGCTCTATAACAACCAGCACCGGAAATATTTCCCCAGTTAGTGCCTCTAATAATACTCAAttcttattaaattctCCTGCTCCGAactattttaattcttcaccAAAAGTCATAGACGAATTTGCAAATACAAATCCTTTCAAAgaatcttcaaaattagAACAAATGAATCATGACTTTAACCAATATAACCATAATTCATTAGATTATGGACCTTTAAATACTCCTCCTTACATGAAACACATGACTAGATCGTTAGATTCCATTCAAAATAGCAAtatcaataacaataagggtaataatactattataaataataataacaataataacaataataataatagtactAATACACAAACTTCCTCAAATAACCataatttaaatctaaCAAAGGATATGAGTAACATATCTTTAAATGAAatcaaagaaaatgaagagctgaaacaatttaataataatgatccTTGTATTGCGATTGAACATTTAATTTCACATGAAGATTTTGAAGATGGTTACGAAAATGATTTCGAAAATGACAATTATTTAGAATTCATGAATGTCAATAGTACAGGTGAAAGcaataatacaaattctcatatagataatttaaCTTCGATCGTTGCAAACACAACAAATCCatcaacaaatattttacaaaattcaaatcattcTTTACAATTCCCTTCTCCTCAACAACATCAATCAGATGatttcaattcaaatacCCATTATCAGATTCAACCTCCTTTAACTAATCTGTCATTagatcaaaaaaataatactactaaTCATTATTCAGATGctttagaagaattaattacCACCCCTCCAACAAATATGCATTCTTATagtgaaaataaaattaaaaatataactaTAAATACTTCAACTAATGAcataaattcaaatatgaacaataatgataatgataatatttccACTTCAAAGACAAAAGTTATGAGACCAAAGATTAAATCAAAACTATCAAACTCTTATTTAAACACCAATTCTAACCCAAATTCCAACCCGAATTccaattctaattcaattacaaatttaaattctacTACAAACtccaattctaattctaacTCAAATGTTTCAACTacatcaaaaaataaaacaagaaTAAGAAGAGCTACTTCAGAACCACATTCAATTAGTCAAGATCATTTTGGCTCTTTTTCTCCAATACGCCAAAATGATAATCCACATAATTTACTTCAATCTTCTTCTGGCTCATTCATTCCAATTGAACCTCCAAAATTCGTTgatgattttgaagaaCCAAAAAGATCAAACCGTTTAAGAACAAAATCATttagtaataaatttaaagatattactGTAGGCCCAACCTCTTTTGAAAAGATAAGATTATTGGGACAAGGTGATGTTGGTAAAGTTTATCTtgtaaaagaaaagagTACTTCAAGATTATATGCTTTAAAgatctttaataaatctcaaatgattaaaagaaaaaaaattaagcgTGTATTAGCAGAACAGGAAATTTTAGCTTCTAGTAATCATCCATTTATCGTCACATTATATCATTCATTCCAATCAGAagattatttatatctttGTATCGAATATTGTATGGGTGGTGAATTTTTTAGAGCTTTACAAACAAGACGTTCAAAATGTATCAGTGAAGATGCTGCAAGATTTTATGCAAGTGAAGTTACAGCAGCATTAGAATATTTACATTTGATGGGCTATATCTATAGAGATTTAAAACCTGAAAACATTTTATTACATAAATCAGGCCATATCATGTTAtctgattttgatttatccATTCAATCAAAAGTAGCTAAGAACCCTGTcgtaaaaaaatttaatcaatCCTCTTTGGTTGACACAAAGATTTGTTCAGAAGGGTTTAGAACAAATTCTTTTGTAGGTACTGAAGAATATATCGCTCCAGAAGTTATAAGAGGAAATGGTCATACAGCTGCAGTGGATTGGTGGACTTTAggaatattaatttatgaAATGTTATTTGGGTTTACTCCATTTAAAGGTGATAGTACTAATGaaactttttcaaatattctaaaaaatgAAGTTTCGTTcccaaataataatgatattacaAGAAATTGTAAAGatgttattaaaaaattattaacaaaaaatgaaaataaaagattagGTTCTAAAATGGGAGCTGCTGATATTAAGAGACATCCGttctttaaaaaagttCAATGGTCTTTCTTAAGAAATCAAGAACCACCTTTAATCCCCACATTATCAGAAGATGGGTATGACTTTGCTAAATTATCTTCTACCAAGAAGAAAAAGGGTAAAAAGAAGGATTCCttggaagaagaagaacaacAAATTTTCCATGAAAGTGTAGAAATCGATGATGACGTTTCTGATACTGATCCTTTCCATGATTTCAATTCCATGAGTTTATTGGAAAAAGATACTGATTCATTGATATATggtgataataattcttaCGGTAAGATCGCATATACCCCTAATGCTAATAGATCGAGAAGTAATAGTCACAGAGGCTTTTTCAAGAGAAATTAA
- the MSH3 gene encoding mismatch repair protein MSH3 (similar to Saccharomyces cerevisiae MSH3 (YCR092C); ancestral locus Anc_6.372) — protein sequence MSQQPTISKFFKSVKKSNQIISNAKAVRKIEKSTTPSLNVEVIDDEEDEDYTQEKKGFNDDIPKNEVSKSVPIIEDLTNNNCHNIDITEVSGGKLENSNESTSVKNKDDHGTIFNSEIDNKNRKKGTSGSKNLLHSKKREKCSIVIEENPNKKFKLDAPIYKRKSKLSTSAIILNDKSDTYSLATVKSTAKLTAKLTATSKLTPLDQQVKDLKINNMDKVLVIRVGYKYKCFAEDAVKVSNILHIMLVPGKLTIDESNPKDSEHKQYAYCSFPDTRLNVHLERLVRNNLKVGVVEQFETTAIKKLSSTSNKSSVFERRIANTYSKATFGINTPFKCEGKHVIGNLNSIWCISIENISNTLNNYKLFSVNLNSGEIIYDTFEEFPKNPQQLLTRIKYLQPVEIITLKGSLDIKLFEKDTITIINKSEDEYNSIIPNEKLDTFLVENKIEEKTIENSSVILQFLYDYLQQYNNQDILLIKDNYKSFVSTQHMLLSSKTIDTLDIFSNNGSKGSLYWILDHTRTPFGSRTLLDWISRPLLNAEEINDRLDAVECMKNIISQHFFESIGNLLKGMPDLLRALNRIAYGSISKKELYFFLKQFNMLEELLDLHSDFIEREILSSTNSIKSDMIRNIFISINLRIKETSISNLLSMINVSSVLDKSVEKQTLEFFNLNNYDNPDKIIQRQRDIEGIKSELDEELKIIRKQLKRPHLNYKDEKDYLIEVRNSQVKGLPSDWIKISSTKMVGRFQTPNVTKLLERLQYQKDMLQLDCEQEYSRFVDIINKKYPLLRDIINNLGVYDCILALAAVSCNVNYTRPIINDKYQHIIGKNSRNPIVESLDIKYVPNDINITSTNAINIITGPNMGGKSTYIRQVALLVILAQVGSYVPADFLELSIFDNISTRIGAYDDLIRGESTFMIELNEIKEILDTYSSKSLLLLDEVGRGTSTIDGKAISSSLIKYFIETQDCPLIFFTTHYPVQDISSSTIKNYFMDYIEEMKPGETWRSITFLYKLKNGISEGSFGLNVAKLAQINEKILTKAQELSVSMKTTYELNSDLELLMALKRILHQDRLSASEKFSHLLDIDNSDDI from the coding sequence ATGAGCCAACAACCCACAATTAGCaagtttttcaaatctgtgaaaaaaagtaatcaaataatatctaATGCTAAAGCTGTCAGAAAAATTGAGAAAAGTACTACACCATCATTAAATGTAGAAGTGATAGATGATGAGGAGGATGAGGATTATACTCAAGAAAAGAAGGgatttaatgatgatataCCTAAGAATGAAGTGTCAAAGTCCGTACCAATAATCGAAGatttaactaataataactgTCATAATATAGATATCACCGAGGTATCTGGTGgcaaattagaaaatagCAACGAATCAACTTcagttaaaaataaagatgatcATGGTACTATTTTTAACTCTGaaatagataataaaaatcgCAAGAAGGGCACTTCAGGCTCCAAAAATTTACTTCATTCTAAAAAGAGAGAGAAGTGCTCAATAGTCATTGAAGAAAACCCTAACAAAAAGTTTAAGCTGGATGCTCCAATTTACAAACGTAAGTCAAAGTTATCAACATCAGCCATTATATTAAACGACAAATCTGATACGTACTCTTTAGCAACTGTGAAATCAACTGCAAAATTAACTGCAAAATTAACTGCAACATCAAAGCTAACTCCATTAGATCAGCAGGTCAaggatttaaaaataaataatatggaTAAAGTTCTCGTAATTAGGGTAGGatataaatacaaatgTTTTGCCGAAGATGCGGTAAAGGTgagtaatattttacataTAATGCTAGTACCTGGAAAACTAACTATCGATGAATCTAATCCAAAAGATTCGGAACATAAGCAATATGCTTATTGTTCTTTTCCAGATACTAGGTTGAATGTGCATTTAGAAAGACTGGTTCgcaataatttaaaagttGGTGTTGTGGAACAATTCGAAACAACAGCAATAAAAAAGTTATCTTCTACATCTAATAAGAGCTCAGTTTTTGAAAGGAGAATCGCGAATACTTATTCAAAGGCAACGTTTGGTATTAATACACCATTTAAATGTGAAGGAAAGCATGTAATTGGTAATCTAAATAGTATTTGGTGtatatcaattgaaaatatatccAATACTctaaataactataaattattttcagtGAATCTAAATAGTGGTGAAATTATTTACGATACATTTGAAGAATTCCCAAAAAACCCGCAACAACTTTTAACAAGGATTAAATACTTACAGCCGGTTGAGATTATAACTTTAAAGGGGTCTTTGGATATTAAACTGTTTGAAAAGGATACtataacaataattaataaatctgaagatgaatataattcaatCATTCCTAATGAGAAATTAGATACTTTCTTagtagaaaataaaattgaagagAAAACTATAGAGAATTCTTCAGtcattttacaatttttatatgACTATCTGCAACAATATAATAACCAAGATATTTTACtaattaaagataattataaatcaTTTGTATCAACACAACATATGCTTCTCAGTTCGAAAACAATAGATACGTTAGAtatattttccaataatGGAAGCAAGGGATCTCTCTATTGGATATTAGATCATACCAGGACACCTTTTGGATCAAGAACACTACTAGATTGGATATCTAGGCCACTTTTAAATGCCGAAGAGATAAATGATAGGCTTGATGCTGTTGAAtgtatgaaaaatataatttcacaacatttttttgaatcaaTCGGCAATCTTCTGAAAGGGATGCCAGATTTGTTACGTGCTTTGAATAGGATTGCTTATGGTTCGATTTCGAAgaaagaattatatttttttctaaagcAATTCAATATGTTGGAAGAGTTACTTGACTTACATTCAgattttattgaaagagaaattttatcaagCACTAACTCTATTAAATCTGATATGATtcgaaatatatttatctcTATCAATTTAAGAATTAAAGAAACTAGCATTTCCAACTTATTATCCATGATTAATGTTTCTTCTGTGCTTGATAAATCAGTTGAAAAGCAAacattagaattttttaatttaaataactACGATAATCCTGATAAAATCATTCAAAGGCAAAGAGATATTGAAGGCATTAAGTCTGAGttagatgaagaattgaaaattatccGTAAGCAATTAAAAAGACctcatttgaattataaaGATGAGAAAGACTATCTAATTGAAGTCCGCAATAGTCAAGTTAAGGGTTTGCCATCTGACTGGATAAAAATAAGTTCTACAAAAATGGTCGGTAGGTTTCAGACACCTAATGTAACTAAGTTATTAGAGAGACTACAATACCAGAAAGATATGTTACAACTTGATTGTGAGCAGGAATACTCTAGATttgttgatattattaacaaaaaGTATCCGCTTCTTAGagatattatcaataatcTTGGGGTATATGATTGTATATTAGCTCTTGCGGCAGTCTCTTGTAATGTAAATTACACTAGacctattattaatgataaatatcAACACATTATTGggaaaaattcaagaaatcCAATTGTTGAATCCTTAGATATAAAATACGTTCCAAATGATATCAATATTACGTCAACTAAtgctattaatattatcactGGACCAAATATGGGTGGGAAATCAACATATATTAGACAAGTTGCATTGTTAGTGATACTTGCACAGGTTGGATCTTATGTTCCAGCAGATTTTCTTGAGTTAagtatatttgataatatttccACTAGAATAGGTGCATATGACGATCTTATTAGAGGTGAATCCACATTTATGattgaattgaatgaaattaaagagATTTTAGATACATACTCTAGTAAATCGTTACTTTTATTGGATGAAGTAGGACGAGGTACATCCACTATTGATGGTAAAGCAATCTCATCATcactaataaaatattttatagaGACACAAGATTGTCCATTAATCTTCTTTACAACTCACTATCCTGTTCAAGACATTTCTAGTTCAACTATAAAGAACTATTTTATGGattatattgaagaaatgaAGCCAGGAGAAACCTGGAGAAGTATCACTTTTCTTTACAAGTTAAAAAATGGTATATCAGAGGGCTCCTTTGGTTTGAATGTTGCTAAGCTGGCGCAAATCAATGAGAAGATTTTAACTAAAGCTCAAGAGCTTTCAGTTTCCATGAAAACAACATATGAACTTAACTctgatttagaattattaatggcTTTAAAAAGGATATTACACCAAGATAGATTATCAGCTAGTGAAAAGTTTTCTCATTTATTGGATATTGATAACTCAGatgatatttaa